The following coding sequences are from one Lipingzhangella halophila window:
- a CDS encoding multifunctional oxoglutarate decarboxylase/oxoglutarate dehydrogenase thiamine pyrophosphate-binding subunit/dihydrolipoyllysine-residue succinyltransferase subunit, which produces MSSEASQPLTGFGPNEWLVEELYQKYLHDPNSVDKAWWNFFADYKSGTVQANGATGGAPAASKTAAKTTATDAKPAKPESAPKEQKLASESSEQEDDSLKVHEERLRGAHARTASNMESSLSLPTATSVRAVPVKLLFDNRIVINNHLRRARGGKVSFTHLIGYAMVKALQSMPDMNYSYVEVDGKPGVAKPEHVNFGLAIDLEKADGTRQLVVPSIKSAETMDFKEFWTAYEDLVRKARNNKLGVPDFQGTTISLTNPGGIGTVHSVPRLMPGQGTIVGVGAMEYPAEFQGASDETLNRLAVSKVMTLTSTYDHRIIQGAQSGEFLRRIHRLLLGEDGFYDELFKSLRIPYEPVRWTQDLTTERNQLDKASRVQELIHAYRVRGHLMADTDPLEYKQRRHPDLDVLEHGLTLWDLEREFPTGGFGGKQVMKLRDVLGVLRDTYCRTVGVEYMHIQSPEEREWIQGHIEREHEKVSRDEQLHILKRLNSAEAFETFLQTKYVGQKRFSLEGGESLIPLLDAVLTKAAQAELDEVVMGMAHRGRLNVLANICGKSYGQIFGEFEGNLDPRSAHGSGDVKYHLGTEGTFETPDGEKITISLAANPSHLEAVNPIAEGIVRAKQDILNKGPHGFTVLPLLIHGDAAFAGQGVVAETLNLSQLRGYRTGGTVHVIVNNQVGFTTSPADSRSSVYATDVARMVQAPIFHVNGDDPEAVVRVSQLAFAYRQAFNKDVVVDLVCYRRRGHNEGDNPSFTQPLMYDVIDAKRSTRKLYTEALIGRGDISVEEAEQALRDYQSQLEHAFTETREAGKKPVEPGAVIKPEVFDEGRIDHKAIDTSISSETVKRIVESQVSLPDGFTPHPRVQPQLQRRAQMVEEDTIDWAMGEAMAFGSLLIEEHPVRLVGQDTRRGTFGQRHAALVDRHSGEVHTPLKQFDQGTSRFYTHDSLLSEYAALGFEYGYSTVRPDALVCWEAQFGDFVNGAQAVIDEYITAGEQKWGQRSSVTLLLPHGYEGQGPDHSSARIERFLQQCAQENMTVAMPTTPANYFHLLRWQVKSPYRRPAVVFTPKSMLRLKTATSTASEFTSGSFQPIIPDPSDIKPEDVRRLVLCSGKVYYDLQAARERNGDKHTAIIRVERLYPLPIEEIRQQLSSFPNAGEVLWVQEEPANMGPWPFVALVFSEQLDRPFTRVSRPAGSAPAAGSGKRHEAEQQALINTVFPPAE; this is translated from the coding sequence GCACCGTACAGGCCAATGGCGCGACCGGCGGAGCACCGGCCGCCAGCAAAACTGCCGCGAAGACCACGGCCACGGATGCGAAGCCGGCCAAGCCGGAGTCGGCTCCCAAGGAGCAGAAGCTCGCGTCAGAGTCCAGCGAGCAGGAAGACGACTCCCTGAAGGTGCACGAGGAGCGGCTGCGGGGCGCCCACGCGCGCACCGCCTCCAACATGGAGTCCAGCCTCTCCCTGCCCACCGCCACCAGCGTGCGCGCCGTTCCGGTGAAGCTGCTCTTCGACAACCGGATCGTGATCAACAACCACCTGCGGCGCGCCCGCGGCGGCAAGGTCTCGTTCACGCACCTCATCGGCTACGCCATGGTGAAGGCGCTGCAGTCGATGCCGGACATGAACTACTCCTACGTGGAGGTCGACGGCAAGCCCGGCGTCGCCAAGCCCGAACATGTCAACTTCGGGCTCGCGATCGACCTGGAGAAGGCCGACGGCACCCGGCAGCTCGTCGTACCCAGCATCAAGTCCGCCGAGACCATGGACTTCAAGGAGTTCTGGACGGCCTACGAGGACCTGGTCCGCAAGGCGCGCAACAATAAGCTGGGCGTGCCCGACTTCCAGGGCACAACGATCAGCCTGACCAACCCGGGCGGGATAGGCACCGTCCACTCCGTGCCGCGGCTGATGCCCGGCCAGGGCACCATTGTGGGTGTCGGGGCCATGGAGTACCCGGCCGAGTTCCAGGGCGCCTCCGACGAGACCCTGAACCGGCTGGCCGTCAGCAAGGTCATGACGCTGACGTCCACCTACGACCACCGCATCATCCAGGGCGCCCAGTCGGGCGAGTTCCTGCGCCGGATCCACCGGTTGCTGCTGGGCGAGGACGGCTTCTACGACGAGCTCTTCAAGTCGCTGCGCATCCCCTACGAGCCCGTCCGGTGGACCCAGGACCTCACCACCGAGCGCAACCAGCTCGACAAGGCCAGCCGGGTTCAGGAGCTGATCCACGCCTACCGGGTGCGCGGCCACCTCATGGCCGACACCGACCCGCTGGAGTACAAGCAGCGCCGGCACCCCGACCTCGACGTCCTGGAACACGGGCTCACACTGTGGGACCTGGAGCGCGAGTTCCCCACCGGGGGCTTCGGCGGCAAGCAGGTCATGAAGCTCCGCGATGTCCTGGGCGTGCTGCGCGACACCTACTGCCGCACGGTGGGTGTCGAGTACATGCACATCCAGAGCCCCGAGGAGCGCGAGTGGATCCAGGGCCACATCGAGCGCGAGCACGAGAAGGTCAGCCGGGACGAGCAACTGCACATCCTGAAGCGGCTGAACAGCGCCGAGGCGTTCGAGACCTTCCTGCAGACGAAGTACGTCGGCCAGAAGCGGTTCTCCCTGGAGGGCGGTGAGTCCCTCATCCCCCTCCTCGACGCCGTGCTCACCAAGGCGGCCCAGGCCGAGCTGGACGAGGTCGTCATGGGCATGGCGCACCGGGGCCGGCTGAACGTGCTCGCCAACATCTGCGGCAAGTCCTACGGCCAGATCTTCGGCGAGTTCGAGGGCAACCTCGACCCGCGCAGCGCCCACGGCTCCGGCGACGTCAAGTACCACCTGGGCACCGAGGGCACGTTCGAGACCCCCGACGGCGAGAAGATCACCATCTCGCTGGCGGCCAACCCCTCCCACCTCGAAGCGGTCAACCCGATCGCCGAGGGCATCGTCCGCGCCAAGCAGGACATCCTGAACAAGGGCCCGCACGGCTTCACGGTGCTGCCGCTGCTGATCCACGGCGACGCCGCGTTCGCCGGGCAGGGCGTGGTGGCCGAGACCCTGAACCTGTCGCAGCTTCGCGGGTACCGCACCGGTGGGACCGTGCACGTCATCGTGAACAACCAGGTCGGGTTCACCACCTCGCCGGCCGACAGCCGGTCCAGTGTCTACGCGACCGACGTCGCGCGGATGGTGCAGGCGCCGATCTTCCACGTGAACGGCGACGACCCCGAGGCGGTCGTCCGGGTGTCCCAGCTCGCCTTCGCCTACCGGCAGGCGTTCAACAAGGACGTCGTGGTCGACCTGGTGTGCTACCGCCGCCGCGGGCACAACGAGGGTGACAACCCCTCGTTCACCCAGCCGCTGATGTACGACGTCATCGACGCCAAGCGGTCCACCCGCAAGCTCTACACCGAGGCGCTGATCGGACGCGGCGACATCTCGGTCGAGGAGGCCGAGCAGGCGCTGCGCGACTACCAGTCGCAACTGGAGCACGCGTTCACCGAGACCCGCGAGGCCGGCAAGAAGCCGGTGGAACCGGGCGCGGTGATCAAGCCCGAGGTGTTCGACGAGGGCCGCATCGACCACAAGGCCATCGACACCTCGATCTCCAGCGAGACCGTGAAGCGGATCGTGGAGTCCCAGGTCAGTTTGCCCGACGGCTTCACGCCGCACCCGCGGGTGCAGCCGCAACTGCAGCGCCGCGCGCAGATGGTCGAGGAGGACACGATCGACTGGGCCATGGGCGAGGCCATGGCGTTCGGCTCGCTGCTGATCGAGGAGCACCCTGTCCGGCTGGTCGGCCAGGACACCCGGCGGGGCACCTTCGGCCAGCGGCACGCCGCCCTTGTCGACCGGCACTCCGGCGAGGTGCACACCCCGCTCAAGCAGTTCGACCAGGGCACCTCGCGGTTCTACACGCACGACTCGCTGCTCAGCGAGTACGCCGCGCTGGGCTTCGAGTACGGCTACTCCACCGTGCGCCCCGACGCCCTGGTGTGCTGGGAGGCGCAGTTCGGCGACTTCGTCAACGGCGCGCAGGCCGTCATTGACGAGTACATCACCGCCGGCGAGCAGAAGTGGGGGCAGCGCTCCAGCGTGACCCTGCTGCTGCCGCACGGCTACGAGGGCCAGGGTCCCGACCACTCCTCGGCGCGCATCGAGCGCTTCCTGCAGCAGTGCGCCCAGGAGAACATGACCGTGGCCATGCCCACCACCCCGGCGAACTACTTCCACCTGCTGCGGTGGCAGGTGAAGTCGCCGTACCGGCGCCCGGCCGTGGTGTTCACGCCGAAGTCGATGCTGCGGCTGAAGACCGCCACGTCGACCGCGTCGGAGTTCACCTCGGGGTCGTTCCAGCCGATCATCCCCGACCCCTCGGACATCAAGCCCGAGGACGTCCGGCGGTTGGTGCTGTGCTCCGGGAAGGTCTACTACGACCTGCAGGCGGCGCGCGAGCGCAACGGCGACAAGCACACCGCCATCATCCGGGTGGAGCGGCTGTACCCGCTGCCGATCGAGGAGATCCGGCAGCAGCTGTCCTCCTTCCCGAACGCCGGCGAGGTGCTGTGGGTGCAGGAGGAGCCGGCGAACATGGGCCCGTGGCCGTTCGTCGCGCTGGTCTTCTCCGAGCAGCTCGACCGGCCGTTCACCCGGGTCTCGCGCCCCGCGGGCTCCGCTCCGGCGGCCGGCTCGGGCAAGCGGCACGAGGCCGAGCAGCAGGCGCTCATCAACACGGTCTTCCCGCCCGCGGAGTAG